A window of Etheostoma spectabile isolate EspeVRDwgs_2016 chromosome 18, UIUC_Espe_1.0, whole genome shotgun sequence contains these coding sequences:
- the trim54 gene encoding tripartite motif-containing protein 54 produces the protein MNFAVRPPSAGRSGPGAGRGATMENLEKQLVCPVCLEMFSKPVVILPCQHNLCRKCANDIFQSANPLWQSRGSSSSAPSGARFRCPSCRHEVVLDRHGVFGLQRNLLVENIIDIYRQQESSRLVNMKPEQQKQQLLCEEHEEEKINIYCLSCETPTCSMCKVFGKHKDCEVAPLGSVYVRQKTDLSDGIAILVASNDHVQAVISQMEEICRTVEENGQRQREQLAVRFDSLLAILDERKQELVGVIAKEQDDKLKRVQGLIRQHGDHLEAAVTLVESALQSMEEPHMAVFIQNAKVLLEKIAATARASNQERPELGYENMSHFFIDTDDLADMLRNIDFCSGVGDNGEDPEEDGNESELDFCSRF, from the exons ATGAACTTTGCTGTCAGGCCTCCATCAGCAGGCCGTTCTGGGCCCGGCGCTGGCCGAGGAGCCACCATGGAGAACCTGGAGAAGCAGCTGGTCTGCCCGGTGTGCCTGGAGATGTTCTCCAAACCCGTGGTCATCCTGCCCTGCCAGCACAACCTCTGCCGCAAGTGTGCCAACGACATCTTCCAG TCAGCCAACCCTCTGTGGCAGTCCCGCGGCTCCTCCAGCTCGGCTCCCAGTGGCGCCCGCTTCCGCTGTCCGTCCTGCCGCCATGAGGTGGTGCTGGACCGCCACGGGGTCTTCGGTCTGCAGAGGAACCTGCTGGTGGAGAACATCATAGACATCTACAGACAGCAGGAGtcctccag GCTTGTGAACATGAAGCCAgagcagcagaagcagcagctgcTGTGTGAGGAACATGAAGAGGAGAAGATCAACATCTACTGCCTGTCCTGTGAGACGCCGACCTGCTCCATGTGCAAAGTGTTCGGAAAACACAAAGACTGTGAAGTCGCACCGCTCGGCAGCGTTTATGTGAGACAGAAG ACAGACCTGAGCGACGGCATCGCCATCTTGGTCGCCAGCAACGACCACGTCCAGGCAGTCATCTCTCAGATGGAAGAAATCTGCCGCACTGTAGAG GAGAACGGTCAGCGACAGAGGGAACAGCTGGCCGTCCGTTTCGACAGCCTGTTGGCTATCTTGGACGAGCGGAAGCAGGAGCTGGTGGGGGTGATCGCCAAAGAACAGGACGATAAACTCAAACGTGTTCAAGGTCTCATCCGTCAGCACGGCGATCACCTGGAGGCCGCGGTGACGCTGGTGGAGTCGGCCCTTCAGTCGATGGAGGAGCCTCACATGGCTGTGTTCATCCAG AACGCCAAAGTCCTCCTGGAGAA GATAGCAGCGACGGCCAGGGCCTCGAACCAGGAGCGTCCAGAACTCGGTTACGAGAACATGAGCCATTTCTTCATCGACACCGACGACCTCGCTGACATGCTGAGGAACATCGACTTCTGCTCCG gtGTGGGAGATAATGGAGAAGATCCTGAAGAAGATGGAAACGAGTCAGAACTTGACTTCTGCTCCAGATTTTAA